The segment AACGCGGGCGGGCGCTGCCGGCCGCACCCTTCTCGACCAGTTGTCGGCCGGGATGATGCGCGCTAGGTTCTGATGGTGGAGTACGACGCATGGTCGCAGCGGAGCAGCAGACATGAGCGTGCAGAGAATTGTGGTGCTAGGTGGCGGATTTGCCGGGCTATGGAGCGCCGCGGCGGCGGCTCGCCAATTGGACGCGCTGGGCCTGGGACCAGACGTGGTCGAGGTGACGCTGGTCAATCGCGATGCGTTTCATGGCATTCGGGTGCGCAACTATGAGGCCGCCTTCGCCGAGGCGCGCGTGCCGCTGGATGACGTGCTTCAGCCGATTGGCGTGCGCCGCGTGGAGGGCGAGGTCGCCGATATCCGGCTTGCCACGCGGACCGTGCTGGTGCGGACGGCCGGCGGCGTCAGCCAGTTGGCCTACGATCGGCTGATCTTTGCGCTCGGCAGCCAGTTAGTGCGGCCACCGATTCCGGGGCTGGCCGAGTCGGCCTTTGATGTCGACACCTATCGCGGCGCCGAACGACTCAACACGCACTTGCACTCGCTCCTCACGCAACCGGACTCGCCAAGCAAATATACGGCGCTGGTGATTGGCGCCGGGCTGACGGGGATCGAAACGGCGACCGAGTTGATCGACCGCTTGCGGACGATCGCGGCGCGAGACAAGTCGGGCGAGATGCCGCGGGTCATTCTGGCCGACCGCAATCGGCTGGTCGGTTCCGACATGGGAGATTCGGCGCGGCCGGTGATCGAGCAGGCGCTGGCCGCGTTGGGGGTCGAGATGCGACTGGGCATTGAAGTCGCAGCGGTCGATGCCGCTGGCGTGACGCTAAAGGGAGGCGAGAAGCTCGCGGCGGCCACCGTCGTCTGGTGCGCCGGGATGCGCGCCAATCCGCTCACGGAGCTATTTCCAGTGGAGCGCGATCGGTGGGGCCGGTTGCCGGTCGACGAGTCTCTTCGCGTGCGCGGCGTGCCGCATGTTTTTGCGGCGGGAGATTCGGCCAGCGTGATATTGGACGAGGGGCATGCATCGGTGATGTCGTGCCAGCACGGCCGACCGATGGGGCGTTTCGCCGGCCACAACGCGGTGTGCGACTTGCGCGGCGCGCCGCTGCTGCCGCTGGCGATCGATTGGTATGTCACCGTGCTCGATCTGGGCGCTTGGGGGGCGGTGTACACCGAGGGTTGGGAGCGGCGCGTAGTGGCGCAAGGCGCCCAAGCGAAGCGCG is part of the Pirellulales bacterium genome and harbors:
- a CDS encoding FAD-dependent oxidoreductase, which gives rise to MSVQRIVVLGGGFAGLWSAAAAARQLDALGLGPDVVEVTLVNRDAFHGIRVRNYEAAFAEARVPLDDVLQPIGVRRVEGEVADIRLATRTVLVRTAGGVSQLAYDRLIFALGSQLVRPPIPGLAESAFDVDTYRGAERLNTHLHSLLTQPDSPSKYTALVIGAGLTGIETATELIDRLRTIAARDKSGEMPRVILADRNRLVGSDMGDSARPVIEQALAALGVEMRLGIEVAAVDAAGVTLKGGEKLAAATVVWCAGMRANPLTELFPVERDRWGRLPVDESLRVRGVPHVFAAGDSASVILDEGHASVMSCQHGRPMGRFAGHNAVCDLRGAPLLPLAIDWYVTVLDLGAWGAVYTEGWERRVVAQGAQAKRVKQTINCQRIYPPLSRDRRAILDAAAPVVERPPSFCG